In one window of Rhizobium glycinendophyticum DNA:
- a CDS encoding sulfite exporter TauE/SafE family protein, with product MSIALIAILFVAGFLSGAVNAIAGGGTFLTFGALTLAGLPPISANATSSVIQFPGYITSTLAYRREFKTMWRGAVLLAIVSVIGAVCGSLFLISLSNPAFRSMVPWLLLGATAVFAAGPKLRPKTQGESHAASPLGLGLQGITSFYGGFFGAGMGIMMLASLGLASGGDYHRLNALKNFLSIVIAAVAIVIFASAGALSWLHAAIMIPAVAVGGYAGVAVAKKVPQTVLRWVVVAAGLGLAAYYFFTG from the coding sequence ATGTCCATTGCCCTGATCGCCATTCTGTTCGTCGCCGGGTTCTTGTCCGGTGCTGTCAACGCGATCGCAGGCGGGGGGACGTTTCTTACCTTCGGTGCCCTCACCTTGGCCGGACTGCCTCCGATCTCAGCCAATGCGACTTCGTCGGTCATCCAGTTTCCCGGCTACATCACCTCGACTTTGGCTTACAGGCGTGAGTTCAAGACCATGTGGCGCGGTGCTGTCCTCCTGGCCATTGTTTCGGTCATAGGTGCTGTCTGCGGTTCCCTTTTCCTCATTTCGCTGTCAAACCCGGCTTTCCGCTCGATGGTGCCCTGGCTTCTGCTCGGCGCGACTGCGGTTTTCGCAGCCGGTCCGAAGCTGCGGCCGAAAACACAGGGCGAAAGCCATGCGGCAAGCCCGCTGGGGCTGGGTCTGCAAGGCATCACATCCTTTTACGGCGGATTTTTCGGAGCGGGGATGGGCATCATGATGCTGGCCTCGCTTGGTTTGGCCAGCGGTGGCGACTATCACCGGCTGAATGCGTTAAAGAACTTCCTGTCGATCGTCATTGCGGCCGTCGCCATCGTCATCTTTGCGAGCGCCGGTGCGCTGTCATGGCTGCATGCCGCCATCATGATTCCGGCCGTGGCAGTGGGTGGTTATGCCGGGGTGGCCGTCGCCAAGAAGGTGCCGCAGACCGTGCTGCGTTGGGTGGTGGTGGCTGCAGGGCTCGGGCTCGCCGCCTATTACTTCTTCACCGGCTGA
- the rplS gene encoding 50S ribosomal protein L19: MNIIQQLEAEQAAKIEAKRKLPDFSPGDTLRVNVTVKEGNRTRVQAYEGVCIARSGAGINESFTVRKISYGEGVERVFPVYSPLVEGVEIVRRGKVRRAKLYYLRDRRGKSARIVENTGTRARKLNDAERAAVAEEKARLEAEKVAAAQALAAEKAAAEAAEKAAAAEAAAAAETSAE, from the coding sequence ATGAACATCATTCAGCAGCTGGAAGCCGAACAGGCCGCCAAGATCGAAGCCAAGCGCAAACTTCCGGATTTCTCCCCGGGCGACACGCTGCGCGTCAACGTCACCGTCAAGGAAGGCAACCGTACTCGCGTGCAGGCCTATGAAGGCGTTTGCATCGCTCGTTCGGGTGCCGGCATCAACGAGAGCTTCACGGTTCGCAAGATCTCCTACGGCGAAGGCGTCGAGCGCGTATTCCCGGTCTACTCGCCGCTCGTCGAAGGCGTCGAAATTGTCCGCCGCGGTAAGGTCCGTCGCGCCAAGCTGTACTACCTGCGCGATCGTCGCGGTAAGTCGGCTCGTATCGTTGAGAACACCGGCACCCGCGCCCGCAAGCTGAACGACGCCGAACGCGCCGCTGTTGCCGAAGAAAAGGCACGTCTGGAAGCTGAGAAGGTCGCAGCAGCACAGGCTCTGGCCGCCGAAAAGGCAGCAGCCGAAGCCGCTGAAAAGGCCGCTGCCGCAGAAGCCGCTGCCGCTGCAGAAACCTCGGCTGAATAA